The uncultured Hyphomonas sp. genome includes a window with the following:
- a CDS encoding enoyl-CoA hydratase, with translation MPYDTLLTEFDEDTGVAVIQMNRPEALNALSEAMMNDLTSALDRCDKEDKVGCVILTGSKKAFSGGADIKEIKDKTYPESYYEDFISRNWERTARLRKPIIAAVAGYAVGGGCELALMCDIILAADNAKFGQPEVRLGVMPGAGGTQRLTRAIGKSKTMELCLTGRLMDAAEAERFGLVSRVVKAEDLMDDARSLARTIASMPMAGAMMTKEAVNYAYETPLSQGIQFERRLFQSLFSTADQKEGMEAYIEKRSAHFRDK, from the coding sequence ATGCCCTACGATACGCTTCTTACTGAGTTTGACGAGGATACCGGCGTTGCCGTGATCCAGATGAACCGCCCGGAGGCGCTGAACGCGCTGTCCGAAGCCATGATGAACGACCTGACCAGCGCGCTCGACCGCTGCGACAAGGAAGACAAGGTCGGCTGTGTGATCCTGACCGGCTCCAAAAAAGCCTTTTCCGGCGGCGCCGACATCAAGGAAATCAAGGACAAGACCTATCCGGAATCCTATTATGAGGACTTCATCTCCCGGAACTGGGAGCGGACGGCCCGCCTGCGCAAACCGATCATCGCTGCTGTGGCGGGCTATGCCGTTGGCGGGGGCTGTGAGCTTGCCCTGATGTGCGACATCATCCTGGCGGCCGACAATGCGAAATTCGGCCAGCCGGAAGTGCGCCTCGGCGTGATGCCCGGTGCCGGCGGTACGCAACGCCTCACCCGCGCCATCGGCAAGTCGAAGACGATGGAACTCTGCCTCACCGGCCGCCTGATGGACGCCGCTGAAGCCGAGCGCTTCGGCCTGGTCAGCCGCGTTGTGAAAGCCGAAGACCTGATGGACGATGCCCGCAGCCTCGCCCGCACTATCGCCTCCATGCCGATGGCCGGGGCGATGATGACCAAGGAAGCCGTCAACTATGCCTATGAGACCCCGCTCTCGCAGGGCATCCAGTTCGAGCGGCGCCTGTTCCAGTCCCTCTTTTCGACCGCCGACCAGAAAGAGGGCATGGAGGCCTATATCGAGAAACGCTCGGCGCACTTCCGCGATAAATAG
- the rpsT gene encoding 30S ribosomal protein S20 produces MANTRSAKKMVRKIERRTEVNKARRSRVRTFVRQVEEAIASGDKTAAADALKAAQPELMRAVTKGVMHKNTSSRKVSRLAARVKSMA; encoded by the coding sequence ATGGCTAATACCCGTTCCGCCAAGAAAATGGTCCGCAAGATCGAGCGGCGCACCGAGGTCAACAAGGCCCGGCGTTCGCGCGTGCGCACATTCGTCCGTCAGGTCGAAGAAGCCATTGCCTCGGGCGACAAGACCGCTGCCGCAGATGCGCTCAAGGCTGCCCAGCCTGAGCTGATGCGTGCCGTCACCAAAGGCGTCATGCACAAGAACACATCTTCGCGTAAAGTCTCGCGCCTGGCTGCCCGTGTGAAGTCGATGGCCTGA
- a CDS encoding DnaA/Hda family protein, producing MDRNRLFDTPASVDSNTNKKISSLPGQAIWQAVREHLKEVLSAADYQRWIADLKLIAEVDGKIVLAARDRLSFDRVSADHRHILLRIWKEHDDARRDIRLVCWKDAGADLRAIVEDPWAEAEPEAAAGGAGDGTGGNDGGATRPPRPSSGAPEMTFATLVTGKSNAISVELAKRVADGQPVGTQVHLISGPQGTGKTHTLLALRTRAMETNADATVVYLTAEEFLSAYTDGVKAKDTSALKKRLRSATILLIDDLHRISGKPGTETELFQNIREVTGQGGNVVLAGDKTPGELAGFSPRMMSELKGATVVEVALPDEDMRREIIRRLARHIEQAHPDFLLDEALIERIHTGIRGPGRELTGAVWNLFTEAGFGTMAPTSDMLERVIRRMEGEVRAPTIELVKKATMKVFNVSKADLESPSKARAVVYPRQIAMYLCREQTHKSFPQIGRAFGRRDHTTVLYAHRKLSKELATDQELAADIARVAAAILEMQAAGNH from the coding sequence ATGGACCGAAACAGACTCTTTGACACTCCAGCCAGCGTAGATTCCAATACCAACAAGAAGATCTCCAGTCTTCCGGGCCAGGCAATCTGGCAGGCCGTCCGGGAACACCTGAAGGAGGTCCTCTCCGCTGCTGATTATCAACGGTGGATCGCCGATCTGAAGCTTATCGCGGAAGTTGACGGGAAGATCGTGCTTGCAGCGCGTGACCGCCTCTCCTTTGACCGGGTTTCCGCCGATCACCGTCATATCCTCCTTCGTATCTGGAAGGAGCATGACGATGCCCGGCGCGACATCCGGCTGGTCTGCTGGAAGGACGCCGGGGCGGACCTGCGCGCCATCGTCGAGGACCCGTGGGCCGAAGCGGAGCCGGAAGCGGCTGCGGGCGGCGCCGGTGACGGGACCGGCGGCAATGATGGCGGCGCGACCCGCCCGCCGCGTCCCTCCTCCGGCGCACCGGAAATGACGTTCGCCACGCTGGTCACCGGAAAATCGAACGCGATTTCCGTGGAACTGGCCAAACGTGTGGCCGATGGCCAGCCGGTCGGGACACAGGTTCACCTGATCTCCGGCCCGCAGGGGACCGGCAAGACGCACACGCTGCTCGCCCTGCGGACAAGGGCGATGGAAACCAATGCCGATGCAACAGTGGTTTACCTGACCGCAGAAGAATTCCTCTCGGCCTATACCGACGGGGTGAAGGCCAAGGACACCAGTGCCCTGAAAAAGCGCCTGCGCTCCGCCACCATCCTGCTGATCGACGATCTGCACCGCATCTCGGGCAAGCCGGGCACGGAAACCGAGCTGTTCCAGAACATCCGGGAAGTCACCGGTCAGGGCGGCAATGTCGTGCTGGCGGGCGACAAGACGCCGGGCGAACTGGCCGGCTTCTCCCCGCGCATGATGAGCGAGCTGAAAGGCGCCACCGTGGTCGAGGTGGCACTGCCGGACGAGGACATGCGGCGCGAGATCATCCGCCGTCTCGCCCGTCACATCGAACAGGCACATCCGGACTTCCTGCTGGACGAGGCCCTGATCGAGCGCATCCATACCGGCATTCGCGGCCCCGGCCGGGAGCTAACCGGCGCGGTCTGGAACCTCTTCACCGAGGCCGGGTTCGGCACGATGGCACCGACCTCCGACATGCTGGAACGGGTCATCCGCCGCATGGAAGGCGAAGTGCGCGCGCCGACGATCGAACTGGTGAAAAAGGCGACGATGAAGGTCTTCAACGTTTCGAAGGCCGATCTCGAAAGCCCGTCCAAGGCTCGTGCGGTCGTCTATCCGCGCCAGATCGCCATGTATCTGTGCCGGGAGCAGACGCATAAGTCCTTCCCGCAGATCGGTCGCGCCTTCGGACGCCGCGATCACACGACCGTCCTCTATGCGCACCGCAAGCTTTCAAAGGAGCTGGCGACGGATCAGGAACTGGCCGCGGACATCGCCCGTGTGGCCGCAGCGATCCTCGAAATGCAGGCGGCCGGCAACCATTAA
- the dnaN gene encoding DNA polymerase III subunit beta, with translation MKLTIERGDLLNALSHVQNVVERRNTIPILSNVLLQASGSELRLTATDLDIEAVDSAPAKVASEGAVTAPAGTLFDVVRKLPAGAEVELELQPENQRLSIQAGRSHFELPTLPASDFQTMTTDDSAIKFALDAKDLVRLIDKTRFAISTEETRYYLNGVFLHTTDDADGKPVLRAVATDGHRLALAEAKAPDGSAGLEGVIVPRKAVGEARRLIDGLDGPVDIEISDTKIIVRAGRATLTSKLIDGSFPDYGRVIPKGNTRKLSIDNKAFEAAVDRVSTVSAERSRSVKLSLSEGKLVLAVNHAETGVGNEELEAEYGDEPMEIGFNAKYLLDIAGQIEAPEAEFMFNDPASPALVLDPSDDSARYVLMPLRV, from the coding sequence ATGAAACTGACGATCGAACGCGGCGACCTCCTCAACGCACTCTCCCACGTGCAGAACGTGGTCGAGCGGCGCAACACGATCCCGATCCTGTCCAATGTGCTCTTGCAGGCTTCCGGCAGCGAACTTCGCCTGACCGCGACGGACCTCGACATCGAGGCCGTCGACAGCGCCCCGGCCAAAGTGGCCAGCGAAGGCGCCGTGACGGCCCCGGCCGGCACATTGTTCGACGTGGTGCGCAAACTGCCAGCCGGCGCCGAGGTGGAGCTGGAGCTGCAGCCGGAGAACCAGCGCCTGTCGATCCAGGCCGGCCGCTCGCACTTCGAACTGCCGACCCTGCCGGCCTCCGATTTCCAGACCATGACGACCGATGACAGCGCGATCAAATTCGCGCTCGACGCCAAGGATCTCGTCCGCCTGATCGACAAGACCCGTTTCGCGATCTCGACCGAGGAAACGCGCTACTATCTGAACGGCGTCTTCCTGCACACGACCGACGATGCCGACGGCAAGCCGGTGCTGCGCGCCGTGGCGACCGATGGCCACCGCCTGGCGCTGGCCGAAGCGAAAGCGCCGGACGGCTCTGCCGGCCTCGAAGGCGTGATCGTGCCGCGCAAGGCCGTGGGGGAGGCCCGCCGCCTGATCGACGGGCTGGACGGCCCGGTCGACATCGAAATCTCCGATACGAAAATCATCGTCCGCGCCGGCCGCGCGACACTGACATCCAAACTGATTGACGGATCGTTCCCGGACTATGGCCGCGTGATCCCGAAGGGGAACACGCGCAAGCTGTCGATCGACAACAAGGCCTTCGAAGCCGCCGTCGACCGCGTGTCCACCGTCTCGGCAGAGCGCTCGCGCTCGGTGAAGCTGTCCCTGTCGGAAGGCAAGCTTGTGCTGGCCGTGAACCACGCCGAAACGGGCGTCGGCAATGAGGAACTCGAAGCCGAGTATGGCGACGAGCCGATGGAGATCGGCTTCAACGCCAAATACCTGCTCGACATTGCCGGGCAGATCGAGGCGCCGGAAGCCGAATTCATGTTCAATGATCCGGCCTCCCCTGCCCTCGTGCTGGACCCGTCCGACGACTCCGCGCGCTATGTGCTGATGCCGCTGCGCGTGTAA
- the recF gene encoding DNA replication/repair protein RecF, which yields MTALTRLSLTDFRNYASLTLPLDGRHVCLYGANGAGKTNLLEAVSQLGPGRGLRSSTLPDMARTGSAGSWTVAAALADGHKVGVTLDTSGGSSKRVVRLDGAPSTATELAEIVRIVWLTPNMDGVFRGSASDRRRFYDRLVLAHTPSHASASSRYERAMRERNALLERGHVDPAWADAIETRLAESGAEIAINRAHVLESLQAAIEARPEGHFPKADISLEGKAEQAAMRGDDFKSIFEMLAETWRTSRRRDMAAGRTLEGPHRADLAVIHRPTGAPAKDASTGQQKALLIGLILASATALKAERDGPPPLLLLDEAAAHLDPDRRAALFDEICALGGQAWLTGTEKFLFDSFGDRAQALHVQDGSVVAEG from the coding sequence ATGACCGCCTTAACGAGACTGTCGCTCACGGACTTTCGCAATTACGCGTCGCTGACCCTGCCGCTGGATGGCCGGCATGTCTGCCTCTATGGCGCAAACGGCGCGGGCAAGACGAACCTTCTGGAAGCCGTCAGCCAGCTGGGTCCGGGCCGGGGCCTGCGCTCCTCCACATTGCCGGACATGGCCCGCACCGGGTCTGCCGGCAGCTGGACCGTGGCCGCTGCCCTCGCCGACGGGCACAAGGTGGGCGTGACGCTGGACACGTCCGGCGGCAGTTCCAAACGTGTCGTCCGCCTTGATGGTGCACCGTCCACCGCGACCGAGCTGGCCGAGATCGTCCGCATCGTCTGGCTGACGCCGAACATGGACGGCGTCTTCCGCGGCAGCGCCAGCGACCGGCGTCGCTTCTATGACCGCCTCGTGCTCGCCCACACGCCCTCGCACGCCAGCGCCTCCAGCCGCTATGAGCGTGCGATGCGCGAGCGTAATGCCCTGCTGGAACGTGGCCATGTCGACCCGGCCTGGGCCGATGCGATCGAGACGCGGCTTGCAGAGAGCGGCGCCGAGATCGCCATCAACCGCGCCCATGTGCTGGAGTCGCTGCAGGCCGCCATCGAAGCCCGGCCGGAAGGGCATTTTCCGAAGGCGGACATTTCACTCGAAGGCAAGGCCGAACAGGCCGCCATGCGCGGCGACGATTTCAAATCCATTTTCGAGATGCTGGCAGAGACCTGGCGCACGTCCCGCCGCCGCGACATGGCCGCCGGGCGCACGCTGGAAGGCCCGCACCGCGCAGACCTCGCCGTCATTCACCGGCCGACGGGGGCACCCGCGAAAGATGCCTCGACCGGGCAGCAGAAGGCCCTGCTGATCGGGCTGATCCTCGCCTCGGCTACGGCGCTGAAGGCGGAGCGCGATGGGCCGCCGCCCCTGCTCCTGCTGGACGAGGCCGCCGCCCATCTCGACCCGGACCGGCGCGCCGCCCTGTTCGACGAGATCTGCGCCCTTGGCGGCCAGGCCTGGCTGACGGGCACGGAGAAGTTCCTGTTCGACAGTTTCGGCGACCGCGCCCAGGCCCTGCACGTGCAGGACGGTAGCGTGGTGGCAGAGGGGTAA
- a CDS encoding pilus assembly protein TadG-related protein encodes MKKIQEALSLYRRDTRGNIMVLMALVVVAVMGLAGLAIDLRFTISQKEKVQYALDSAVLAGALERQKGKTEEEVKAEVRNYAGALIGMQGGGMTCQDIGVVMDDVSEDINATITCTQPTFISQILGRDHLDFMVSTTSTYSVGKVDVAFVFDVSGSMNSYNRLSLLKTAANAAFDTLLPDDKPDDKTIRIAVTTYNNSVNAGSYINDVTDSVSLAPEASNLAASANFNSYNGKRMYDSATGKRFFYYQTGTCLDYGYCDQWSNWDWDPARRFYSDVSVKDSCVYERTGSQADTDAAPGSLAWIGSANPEWYFSYNDRNKYRGWQEVAYGGANSNTGAFRNNYATCRDSGPVPLTDNKAALKAHVNSLTAGGGTAGHLGIAWGWYLISPKWKSIWPAASEPWAYDEVNATKALILMTDGDFNSQHFSASKGSFQQSMDLCDQMKAAPSKVTIYTVGFQVPDSVQKTGDGRTILEYCATSPAFAYSAADGDELLQVYKEIAQSIADLRIKQ; translated from the coding sequence ATGAAGAAGATTCAGGAAGCCTTAAGCCTGTATCGCCGCGATACGCGCGGCAATATCATGGTGCTGATGGCGCTTGTGGTCGTTGCGGTGATGGGGCTGGCCGGCCTTGCCATCGACCTGCGTTTCACGATCTCGCAGAAGGAGAAGGTCCAGTACGCGCTGGACTCTGCCGTGCTTGCGGGGGCTCTGGAACGCCAGAAGGGCAAGACCGAGGAAGAGGTGAAGGCCGAAGTGCGCAACTATGCCGGCGCCCTGATCGGCATGCAGGGCGGCGGCATGACCTGCCAGGACATCGGCGTCGTGATGGACGATGTCAGCGAGGACATCAACGCCACCATCACCTGCACGCAGCCGACCTTCATTTCACAGATCCTTGGCCGCGATCATCTCGATTTCATGGTCTCCACGACATCGACCTATTCGGTCGGCAAGGTGGATGTGGCCTTTGTCTTTGACGTCTCCGGTTCGATGAACAGCTATAACCGGCTGTCGCTGTTGAAGACGGCCGCAAATGCCGCCTTCGACACGCTGCTGCCGGACGACAAGCCGGATGACAAGACGATCCGCATCGCGGTGACGACCTACAACAATTCGGTCAATGCCGGATCCTATATCAATGATGTCACCGACAGCGTGTCGCTGGCGCCTGAAGCCTCCAACCTCGCCGCCTCTGCGAATTTCAATTCGTATAATGGCAAGCGGATGTACGACTCCGCGACCGGAAAGCGCTTCTTCTACTATCAGACCGGCACCTGCCTTGATTACGGCTATTGTGATCAGTGGTCGAACTGGGACTGGGATCCGGCCAGGCGCTTCTATTCAGACGTCTCGGTGAAAGACAGCTGCGTTTATGAGCGCACCGGCAGCCAGGCAGACACAGACGCCGCCCCCGGCTCGCTCGCCTGGATCGGCTCGGCCAATCCGGAATGGTATTTCAGCTACAATGACAGGAACAAATACCGGGGCTGGCAGGAGGTCGCTTATGGCGGTGCCAATTCCAATACCGGCGCGTTCCGTAACAACTATGCCACCTGCCGCGATTCCGGCCCTGTTCCGCTGACGGACAACAAGGCAGCCCTGAAGGCGCATGTGAACAGCCTGACGGCTGGCGGCGGCACGGCGGGCCATCTCGGTATCGCCTGGGGCTGGTACCTGATCTCGCCGAAATGGAAATCTATCTGGCCGGCGGCGTCCGAGCCCTGGGCCTATGACGAGGTGAACGCCACCAAGGCGCTCATCCTGATGACAGATGGTGACTTCAACTCGCAGCACTTCTCCGCGTCCAAGGGCTCGTTCCAGCAATCCATGGATCTCTGCGATCAGATGAAGGCGGCGCCGTCCAAGGTGACGATCTATACGGTCGGCTTCCAGGTGCCGGACTCGGTTCAGAAGACCGGTGACGGGCGCACCATCCTCGAATACTGCGCCACCAGCCCGGCCTTCGCCTATTCGGCCGCCGATGGCGACGAGCTGCTGCAGGTCTATAAGGAAATCGCCCAGTCGATCGCCGACCTGCGCATCAAGCAGTAG
- a CDS encoding thymidylate synthase: MQQYLDLLRDALENGFERGDRTGTGTRAVFGRQLRFNLEDGFPMVTTKKLHLRSIIIELLWFLKGDTNIKYLKDNKVSIWDEWADEHGDLGPVYGKQWRSWAAPDGRTIDQIQWVLDEIRTNPNSRRLIVSAWNPADVNEMALPPCHCLFQFNVMDGKLNCQLYQRSADIFLGVPFNIASYALLTMMMARATGLKPGEFIHTFGDAHLYLNHVEQAELQLSREPLPLPTMRMNPDKTDLFGWEFEDFKVENYQAHAHIKAPVAV, from the coding sequence ATGCAACAGTATCTCGATCTTCTGCGCGATGCCCTGGAGAATGGTTTCGAGCGGGGCGACCGCACGGGCACCGGCACGCGCGCCGTGTTCGGCCGCCAGCTGCGCTTCAATCTGGAAGACGGCTTCCCGATGGTGACGACCAAGAAGCTGCACCTGCGCTCGATCATCATCGAGCTCTTATGGTTCCTGAAGGGCGACACCAACATCAAATACCTGAAGGACAACAAGGTCTCGATCTGGGATGAGTGGGCCGACGAGCATGGCGACCTTGGCCCCGTCTATGGCAAACAGTGGCGCAGCTGGGCGGCGCCGGACGGGCGCACGATCGACCAGATCCAGTGGGTGCTGGACGAGATCCGCACCAATCCGAATTCGCGCCGCCTGATCGTATCTGCCTGGAACCCGGCCGATGTGAACGAAATGGCCCTGCCGCCCTGCCACTGCCTGTTCCAGTTCAATGTCATGGACGGCAAGCTGAACTGCCAGCTCTACCAGCGCTCAGCCGACATCTTCCTCGGCGTGCCGTTCAACATCGCATCATACGCGCTGCTGACCATGATGATGGCGCGCGCCACAGGCCTGAAGCCGGGCGAGTTCATCCACACATTCGGCGACGCGCATCTCTACCTGAACCATGTCGAGCAGGCAGAGCTGCAGCTCTCGCGGGAGCCTCTGCCCCTGCCGACCATGCGCATGAACCCGGACAAGACGGATCTGTTCGGCTGGGAGTTTGAAGACTTCAAGGTCGAGAACTATCAGGCTCACGCCCACATCAAGGCACCGGTCGCCGTTTAG
- a CDS encoding carboxymuconolactone decarboxylase family protein, with protein MSMDTKDFAAITGSINEGIKGLRGTGAVETLTQFSAMSKAAMADGALDKKMKELIALSIGVATHCDGCIGFHTKALKRLGATDEEVSEALGVTVYMGGGPSLMYAADAWNAWQALKD; from the coding sequence ATGAGCATGGATACCAAGGATTTCGCCGCCATCACAGGCTCGATCAATGAAGGCATCAAGGGCCTGCGCGGCACAGGCGCCGTCGAGACGCTGACCCAGTTTTCCGCCATGTCCAAGGCCGCGATGGCCGATGGCGCGCTGGACAAGAAGATGAAGGAACTGATCGCGCTCTCCATCGGGGTCGCGACGCATTGCGACGGCTGTATCGGGTTTCATACCAAGGCGCTGAAACGGCTTGGCGCGACGGACGAGGAAGTGTCCGAAGCGCTTGGCGTGACGGTCTATATGGGCGGCGGCCCGAGCCTGATGTACGCCGCCGATGCCTGGAACGCCTGGCAGGCGCTGAAGGACTAA
- a CDS encoding SOS response-associated peptidase, which translates to MCGRFFRHGVTWAEYHAALSIIQPLGVEPPEAAYNIAPTQYVPIIRLTPEGEPEPAGSRQMAPAMWGLVPSWWHQPLKEKKFATFNARAEGLQESNTFRGSFRHRRCLIPASGFYEWTGPKGSKTPYAIGLRNRRWFCFGGLWDRAMIDGSEIDSFTIITTKPNDLMAGLHTRMPVIIDPQNYSRWLTASTREVERLFEPFPTDAMHAWPVGAAVGNVRNQGSQLIEEA; encoded by the coding sequence ATGTGCGGACGTTTCTTCAGACATGGCGTGACCTGGGCGGAATATCACGCGGCCCTGTCGATCATCCAGCCGCTCGGTGTGGAGCCGCCGGAGGCGGCGTACAATATCGCGCCGACCCAATATGTCCCGATCATCCGCCTGACGCCCGAGGGAGAGCCGGAACCGGCCGGATCCCGCCAGATGGCGCCGGCCATGTGGGGCCTCGTGCCGAGCTGGTGGCACCAGCCGCTGAAGGAGAAGAAATTCGCCACCTTCAATGCCCGCGCCGAGGGCCTTCAGGAATCGAACACGTTCCGCGGGTCTTTCCGCCACCGGCGTTGCCTGATCCCGGCCAGCGGCTTCTATGAATGGACCGGGCCGAAGGGCAGCAAGACGCCCTATGCCATCGGCCTGCGTAACCGGCGCTGGTTCTGTTTCGGCGGCCTCTGGGACCGGGCCATGATCGACGGCTCGGAAATCGACAGTTTCACTATTATCACGACCAAGCCGAACGATCTGATGGCGGGCCTGCACACGCGGATGCCGGTGATCATAGACCCGCAGAATTATTCGCGCTGGCTGACCGCTTCCACGAGGGAGGTGGAAAGACTGTTCGAGCCCTTCCCCACCGACGCGATGCATGCCTGGCCGGTCGGTGCCGCGGTCGGCAATGTCCGCAATCAGGGCTCGCAGCTGATCGAGGAAGCCTGA
- a CDS encoding dihydrofolate reductase encodes MPDSLNVCLIAARGKNNVIGKEGDLPWRLKDDLSFFKKVTMGCPILMGRKTWESLPVRPLKGRENIVMTRDWTYNAPGARVYSSFPAAINAGRAVATRQNASCVFVIGGATIYDLALPYVDRIFMTEVDAAPEGDAHFPELQTGNWSRETLATYPAGDGNDHAFSIVRMDREAAIAPRT; translated from the coding sequence ATGCCGGACAGTCTGAACGTCTGCCTGATTGCCGCCCGCGGCAAGAACAATGTGATCGGAAAAGAGGGCGACCTGCCGTGGCGCCTGAAAGATGATCTTTCCTTCTTCAAGAAGGTCACGATGGGCTGCCCCATCCTGATGGGCCGCAAGACCTGGGAAAGCCTGCCGGTGCGCCCGCTGAAGGGTCGCGAGAACATCGTGATGACCCGGGACTGGACCTATAACGCCCCGGGCGCGCGGGTCTATTCCAGCTTCCCGGCGGCCATCAATGCCGGCCGCGCCGTTGCCACCCGGCAGAACGCCAGTTGCGTCTTCGTCATCGGCGGGGCCACGATCTATGATCTCGCCCTGCCCTATGTCGACCGGATCTTCATGACCGAAGTCGATGCCGCCCCCGAAGGCGACGCCCATTTCCCGGAGTTGCAGACAGGCAACTGGTCCCGCGAGACGCTGGCCACCTATCCGGCCGGGGATGGGAATGATCACGCCTTCTCCATCGTCCGGATGGACCGTGAGGCAGCTATCGCGCCGCGCACCTGA